A genomic segment from Athene noctua unplaced genomic scaffold, bAthNoc1.hap1.1 HAP1_HAP1_scaffold_269, whole genome shotgun sequence encodes:
- the LOC141955486 gene encoding olfactory receptor 14A16-like, translating to MSNGSSTTEFLLLAFADRRELQLLHFWLFLGISLAALLGNGLIITAIACDHRLHTPMYFFLLNLSLLDLGSLSTTLPKAMANSLWDNRHISYLGCAAQLFFFLFLISAEFSLLTIMSYDRYVAICKPLHYGTLLGSRACVHMAAAAWGTGFLTAVLHTANTFSMPLCQGNAVNQSFCEVPQILKLSCSESDYFREVGLITVSAFFDLVCFVFIVVSYVQIFRAVLRIPSEQGRHKAFSTCLPHLAVVSLFISTVMFAYLKPPSLSSPTLDLVVSFLYSVVSPTLNPLIYSLRNREIKDALRKLVGRVSAAVDCPPFYSNDSQCMS from the coding sequence atgtccaacggcagctccaccaccgagttcctcctcctggcattcgcagacagacgggagctgcagctcctgcacttctggctcttcctgggcatctccctggctgccctcctgggcaacggcctcatcatcaccgccatcgcctgtgaccaccgcctgcacacacccatgtacttcttcctcctcaacctctccctcctcgacctgggctccctctccaccactctccccaaagccatggccaactccctctgggacaacaggcacatctcctacttggggtgtgctgcacagctcttcttctttctgttcttgatctcagcagagttttctctcctcaccatcatgtcctacgaccgctacgttgccatctgcaaacccctgcactacgggaccctcctgggcagcagagcttgtgtccacatggcagcagctgcctggggcactgggttcctcactgctgtgctgcacacggccaacacattttcaatGCCACTGTGCCAAGGCAATGCTGTGAACCAGAGCTTTTGtgaagttccccagatcctcaagctctcctgttCAGAATCAGACTActtcagggaagttgggcttatcactGTCAGTGCCTTTTTTgatcttgtttgttttgtgttcattgtggtgtcctatgtgcagatcttcagggccgtgctgaggatcccctctgagcagggacggcacaaagccttttccacgtgcctccctcacctggccgtggtctccctctttatcagcactgtcatgtttgcctacctgaagcccccctccctctcctccccaaccctggacctggtggtgtcatttctgtactcagtGGTTTCTCCAACtttgaaccccctcatctacagcttgAGGAACAGGGAGATCaaggatgccctgaggaaactggttGGACGTGTTTCAGCAGCTGTAGACTGTCCACCTTTCTATTCAAATGACTCACAGTGCATGTCATGA